A region of the Denticeps clupeoides chromosome 12, fDenClu1.1, whole genome shotgun sequence genome:
ACGGGCAGATCTTTGAATGGTGGTACTTCAGGAAGTATGGCACCTCGTTCATTGAGCAGGTTTCTGTGAGCCACTTGCGCCCCCTGTTGGGCGGAGTGGAGAACAGCAGCTCGACTGGCCTCTTCTCTTCGGTCAACGGCGATGCTGAGCCCAGGCCCAACGTTTCAGGTATGGCTCAAGTTAATTTTGCCTGCCGGAATATGAATGTGAGTGGGATGAGTGTCTGAAAATGCAGAACGATATCAAGCCCTTGTTCAGCACTGGGcactggttaaggaagcggccccgtaatcagaaggttgccggtttgaatcctgatctgccaagttgccactgaggtgccactgagcaaagcaccgtcccccccacactgctgccctggtgcctgtcatggctacccactgctcactaagggtgatggttaaaagtagaggacacatttcactgtgtgcaccgtgtgctgtgctgctgtgtatcacaatgacaatcacttcactggcACTTGGAAAGAACTGTGTGCAAATGAAGGCTGTCAAAATAAGAGGCTGTACTTTGTTTTGCAGAGTGCAAAGTGTGGAGGAACCCCTTAAATTTATTTAGGGGGGCAGAATACAGCAGGTATGCAGATGCCCTTTGTCTTTATGGCGCTCTCCAAAAGCTGCTTATGCTTGCCTGACTTGAAAACATTGTGCCCTCTGCAGGTACACCTGGGTAACCGGTAAAGAGCCTCTGACGTACTATGACATGAACCTGTCAGCCCAAGATCATCAGACGTTTTTCACCGGTGACACTCAACAACTCAGGGCAGAAGATACCAGTTAGTTAtttctactttttaaaaacattttttttcctgcaaattTAGTTCACGTAGGACTGTCAGTGTTGAAATTTAATGGAATGGTGATGGGGACCAGGGGTTTGGATTTTTCCTGGTCTGAACCTAGGTACAGTAATTGCTCATGTAGCAGTGTTAGCGGTTTTCTGGTAACTGTGATTATATGCTtactttgtttgtttgtaactGTAGTTATGCAGAAAGCCTGGAGGGAGAGGAACCCACAAGCACGGATCCGAGCAGCTCATCAGGCGATCGAGCTCAACCACGAGTTagtgtcacttcctgtttactGCCTATTGGTGTGGCACATGTATATGCAGAAATGATGCATCTACCACAGTCATCACTTGTTTTTATCCAGAGTGGAAAGATGTAAGGAATTTCAGTTCTTATGTGACAATACGGTTTCTACATTAGACAAATGCAAGACAGATGTGGCCATGCCCATACCTGTATTCTTCCCATGGGGCTTGTGAGGGATGTCTCTTGTGCAGGCATAAACCTAAAAGGGTCATTTTGTAAAATAAGGCTCCCTCAGGATAAAGGTTTTTTGTACTCCGATTTCACtccattaaaataaagttaaattaaaataaaatggcttttttttttcctccattatgCTGGTAAATCTGGTGGCTGTAGACGGTTTCTTCTGTGTGATTGACAGGTGTGCAGCAGCCTATGTCCTCCTCGCAGAAGAAGAGGCCACCACAATTGCAGAGGCTGAACGGCTCTtcaaaaaagcacagaaatatGGTGAGCGCATACATAACAGCCGTTCAGCAGTTGATAAAATGAGGTCATGGGTGGCTTCAGGATTTAAGTGAACACAACAAGAAGCTCACGGCTGTTGGTATAAATAATGCATATTATGTTTGATCAATAGATGGTAGTTTAGAAAGTGATATACAGTTTTTAATATGCGTAGCACAAAAGGAGGTTTGCTCCGCCCACTTCGCTCAAATTCACAGTATGGTGCTCTGCTTCATGCTCCTCCAGTCAAATTGCTCCATGCCTGCTCCTGTTTAAAACGACTCTCATCTGAAACTGTCACCTCATATCCTAAAGAAAGACTCCCAAGTGAACTGAATGGCAAAGGGCACGCTGGAGggctgttttgttttgtccaaTATAGGCAAATCAGTTCATGTATCCTGTTGTGGGTTTTTCCTCTGATTTGAGTGTGCTCTTGTATCTGGCCCTCATTTAGCCGGCAAAGACACCAACCTGCTGGTGTACATCAAGCGCAGACTGGCCATGTGTGCACGCAAGCTGGGCCGCATCAAAGAGTCTGTGAAGATGATGAGAGACGTAAGTATTCCCCGTCGCTCCAGTAACAATTAAGGTGCGTCTTCGGGCACATCGCTGACGGAACATCAAACGGCAGCTTTTCAAGTGAAAGGTTTCTAGTAAATATTTGCATCAAAGGCTTGAGTCAGTTTACGACATTTGAAAGGAATGAAAACACAACTACTACTTATCTCCCTTATAATTTCTCCCTGCAACAGTTAATGAAAGAATATCCTTTACTGGGAATGTTAAATATCCATGAGAACCTTCTGGAAGCGTTGCTGGAAATCCAGGCTTATGCAGATGTACAGGCAGTCCTGGCCAAATATGATGGTAAGAAATCTCAACCAGCCATATTTTTGGGGGGAGGTTATCACTTTATTCCTAATCTGATGAACTTTCTTTGCTTCCTTGCTTCTGTATCAGATATCAGCTTGCCAAAGTCAGCCACTATATGCTATACGTCAGCACTTCTGAAAGCACGAGCAGTTTCAGACAAGTACGTTCTTCGCCTggttgtgtgttgtgctgtggggTGGTTACCAGAGCGTGTGGCACACCGCCTGTCTTTTACCATGGCAGATTCTCTCCCGAGGCAGCGTCGCGGCGTGGCCTCAGCACAGCAGAGATGAATGCAGTGGAGGCCATTCACAGAGCGGTGGAGTTCAACCCACACGTACCCAAGGTCtgcctcacatacacacaaatcatATACACAAGTGTGCAACCTTACACGGTCATTAGTGACAATTGAAGTAGTAAACCATTGAATTGGACAATTAGGACGCATTTCCAGCATGACTTTATAGCCACATAATGTTTTGAAAAACCTAGGCCAAAATGCTAGTGTACATTAATATgctaatatacattaatatttaatagcCAGAGCAGTTGCACTTTCTCTGCAAATAATCACCTTGCTCAAAATCACCCAGAATTCATCTGTACAATTGTCCAGGACTGCTACGCTTAAAAGATTGTAAGCTTGTTTATGGAGATGGagtttttgtaaatattaaaaagattCTGTTAGGTAATTCCAGAGTGGTAATCTTATCAGACGAATACATTACAATTATGTAGActgaaaaatttacatttgaaagGTTTTGGGTTAAGGTAACTGTTAGGCATGCAGATAATTTCTCCCTCTTGAATTGGAGTGAGCGTGGAGCAATTTGACTGGAATGTGATGAAGTTTTAGTGGAGTGGGTGGAGCCAGCAGCCTCTTGAACAGCAAAAATTGTCACCGCTCCACTTCTCTCAAATGCTGTGGTTAGTGTTTCtattttgaatgtcaaaaatatGGTTGACCTCAACGGATTCAAGCCGCATGAGCCCGCACGAGGAAATGTAAATCGCCCGGTGAGCCAGCAGGTGTTGCTCTCGCATCACACTGCAGATCGCTTTCTTTGCTCAGATAGAGACGGCGAGTTCTGATCATTCCGATTCAAGGTCTGTTGTTTGCATCTCTCGAGATATCCTGCTACTTTCTGATAAAGCCATTTGTTGGCACAGGCACGTGTTATGCAAGGCCTCCTTGCTTTCTGACCGGCACATGCTATAGGAGTTTAGGAAGTAAACAGATACATGATCATAATAGTAACCTGAAATTGAATAGTTGATGTGCCAAACACCTTTATGGAACTTTGCTTTCACTGATATACAGTCATATTTACCCTTCCTAACAGTTTCTATAAAACCACTTGTACAGATTACAAATGTTTTACACATAACTGTATTAATCTAAAATTGCACAAAACTTTgtgattttgacatttttctgaAGTTATATTGTATGCGAAAGGCTTCTGACTTGTTATGACCAGGTGCATGGCACAAAGGTTTCTGTTGCTCATTGCCTCGACTTGCCTGCCCATTTACACACAAATCTGCTTCTTGAAGATGAGCATCTCTTGTACAATTGATGTGGCAGCTTTTTTCCTTTCTATGCCATTGAAGCTCTTTGATATGGTCTTTTGCGCCGTGGCACAAACAGACACAGCTGCACTTTGAAAAGGAAACACTTGGAAGATCACAGCTGTTTTTGAAGAAAGGCCATTGGCTGTAATGGGAAATCTACCTTTcagtaactttttttaatttagttgGTTATTCTTCCcctttttttgctttgaaaacCTACATAGATTGTTTATGAGGATTTAGCATGTTTCTTGTAGTTATACGGTTGAACTGGCAGTACGCTGAGTATAAACACCTAGGAACAGCATTCGTTTAGGATATTAGCCCTTCAGTCGTGCTGACATCCAAACCAGGATGGAGCACCCAGTGGTGGTGGCAGGCCGCTGTCCATGGACTCGCCCTGTGGATGGTTTGTACATGTTGTCAGTGTGCTTTTAATGTGGAGCTACGGCAGCAGCGCTGTCTATGTTGTGCCTACAGAGCAGGCAGATACCGGCTGTTCACTGGACTGTGGTAAGTCCCTTTGCGGTGGTTGGGCTTCCATGCAAGTCTTCAGTTCAATCAACAAGAACACTACCTCcccacacatgcaaacacacgtatacacacacctCAGGCACCACTCAGCAACGTTTCTGACCTCCAGACATGAGGCCCGTGATGAAGGGAAAATTTATGGGCATGTTGGAAGATTTGAAGCGAGGTAAGAGTGTTAGAGCGAGAGAAGCCAGGccattgggtggtagtagcctagtgggtaacacactcacctatgaaccagaaaaccccacttagtgccattgtgtccctgagcaagacacttaaccctaagttgctccagggggggactgtccctgtcagaactgattgtaaatcgctctggataagggcgtctgataaatgctgtaaatgtaaatcgtgGCAGATTCTACTCCGAGCTGGGGAGTTTGGGAAGATTAAGTACCGCTCCGTCTCCAGCACATCATGTGAGCTCACGGCTGGAAACGCTGCACTGCCTCTGCCTGCTGGGCGGACATAATGGGCGGCCTCTGCCTTTTCACACGCCGCTTCCTGTGTTTTGGCTGTAACTTCCTCCAGCCGGCCGTTTCAGCATCAAACAATTCCGGGACTTTAGACAGTGACAAATGATCCCCTTTCTTCTCTATGTGACATCTAAAGCCTGAATCTTACACTTCTGCCCAGCACAGGAAGGAAGGGAGGCATCCCTAATGCCCTGGACCCTGGCACCTGTATCCTGGTCACCATGACTACTGCGGAGGATGAGGGAGGGAGTCAGGAGGTGGGGGCTGTGAGACTGATATAATTGTTTGTCTCCCTCGAGTTAAAGGCCAAAGATAAAAGGCAAATGGAGGCTTAGGAGTCCTGCGTGGCATTGTGGGTGCCAATGAAACCCTATCCCCTCATCAAAGGGGAGACGGGGCGAGGTGCAAGCTGCTCTTTTGCCAGGGGATGCCAGCAGGGACAGCTGCCAGTCTGATGCCGAGCGTAATCACCAGCTCACAGACAGGCATGCTGAAGGAGGGGAGGCGTTGCGGGACATCTGCTCTGCTTCAGGGAGATTCTGTGGAAGCTGCTGTTTTTACAGGCATAGCACGGTTACTTATTATGTCCCCTGCAATGTTCCTCCTCagtccaccctctctctctctctctttttttttttttttttttccccctaatcATAAACTGGTTTCGTTCTCATGTTCAGCTTCAACGTTCGCTTCAACACCAGAAGGCAAGTAGCCTATAGTCTGTAGTAAACTCACCAATGATCCCAGGtgacaacaaagtcacaggtttgaaTCCCCACTGAACCCCATTATGTCCCTCAGACATTTAATCGGTTCTTCCAGGACTGTTTTTATGAATGggagcaagaaaaaaacaataggtttgcattatttaaaaatgttgcttTACATATTGATGTACTGATTCAGCATTGACAAGTCATAAACACTGTATTGTGATTTTTAGAACCTTTCAAATGCTGCCTTGTGATTTACAAGTTGACCTGGATAAGAACTAAATATATTATTGCTAATAATTCTGAAATTTCAATTGTGGATCAGATGTGCCAAAGAGGGTAAATGGTCTAATATTCAGGTTGAGACTGCTTTATTACCACATGAATACACACATCAAATGCACTCACATCATTTCCTGAGACAAACGATGTTGGGGATCTGGCGTCTGGGTGAGATGGAGTGCCACAGCGTGAATTCCCTACCGGGGGTGGGTCCCAGGGCCTGCGCGACTGAGCCCCTGACTGAAGAGGGATTAGTCAGGATTAGCTGCAGGGTAACCTTCCCAATGTGTCGGTCTGAAACGTTGCGCTGTGAGCTCCGGCCTGCCTGGGATTCCTCCACTACGGCCATGCCGCCCAGGGGGCCGTGGCCCTGACACCACCAACACCAGTGCAAGGTTATAACTCTTGAATAGCACCTCTGCAGAGTGCCTGAGAGGTGAAAtggagtttgtgagtgtgtgtgtgtgcactacgTCAATTACAAACCGCATGATAGTTCattcatttcagttcttttcttctctccctttttcttcTCTACTTTAGTATTTATTAGAAATGAAAAGCCTGATCCTGCCCCCAGAGCACATCCTGAAGCGTGGGGACAGTGAGGCCGTGGCCTACGCCTTCTTCCATCTGCAGCACTGGAAGAGAGCAGAAGGAGCCTTAAACCTGCTGCACTGCACCTGGGAGGGCAGTACGTTACCCAGCCAGTTACTAGCCGCACAGCAGCTCAGTCACCAGAACAAAGCATTTTGGGTTATCCAGATCAGACCACAGATCTTGGGCACTGTTCTACCACATAATTCATAGTGACGTCAAAGGTAGTGTTTGGTCGGTCACTTTGAAAACAAATTACAAACACTttatgtacactaccagtcaaaggtttagagcacctactctgtggtgaatatggagactaagatggagccagaAAGGGaagtacagtcatggccaaaagttttgagagtgACAAATACTGGGTTTCTCAAAgcttgctgcttctgtttttactatggcaatttgcatatactccataATGCTATTAAGAGTGATcaaatgaattgcaaagtcccccCCCACCTACAAGGAAACATGTACAGTCATCcatgcgttgcataaaaagagcttcacaggcaagaatattgctgctactaagattgcacctaaatcaagcatttatcagatcatcaaaaacgtCAAGGAGAGAGAAGTGTTCTTGTGAAGAacgtccagcaagcaccaggaccgtctcctaaagaaggttcagctgcaggatcggggtgccaccagtgcagagctcgCTCAGAAATGGCAGTAGGCAGGTCTGagagcatctgcacacacagtgaggtgaagacttttggagaatggcctggtgtcaagaaagaccccacttctctccaagaaaaacatcaaggacagacttaTATTCTGCAggaagtacagggattggactgctgaggactggggtaaagtcattttctctgatgaagctcctttctgattgtttggggcatctggtaAAATTATTGTCCGGCCACAAGCCCAAATTGACTTGGGGAACAAAagattgaaattttgggtcaaTAGCCAGGAAACTCCCGGACCGTAATCCAATTAagaatttgtggtcaatcctcaagaggcgggtggacaaacaaaaccccacaaattctcaCAAACACCAAGCAATGATTATGAAACTTGtcaattttttgtaattatacttcaattcaccacagaaacaactgactaaaagatctaaaaaaaaaaaaaaaaaaaaacagtatttgtgtcattctcaaaacttttggccacgactgtatgtTTGATAAAT
Encoded here:
- the st7l gene encoding suppressor of tumorigenicity 7 protein-like isoform X2, which produces MADGGASDPQPPGLTEKLKSWLSWSWTYVCAVWCAMVLTTVYVLRSPLRLQETVQSATVFLNTLTPKFYVALTGTSSLISGLILIFEWWYFRKYGTSFIEQVSVSHLRPLLGGVENSSSTGLFSSVNGDAEPRPNVSECKVWRNPLNLFRGAEYSRYTWVTGKEPLTYYDMNLSAQDHQTFFTGDTQQLRAEDTIMQKAWRERNPQARIRAAHQAIELNHECAAAYVLLAEEEATTIAEAERLFKKAQKYAGKDTNLLVYIKRRLAMCARKLGRIKESVKMMRDLMKEYPLLGMLNIHENLLEALLEIQAYADVQAVLAKYDDISLPKSATICYTSALLKARAVSDKFSPEAASRRGLSTAEMNAVEAIHRAVEFNPHVPKYLLEMKSLILPPEHILKRGDSEAVAYAFFHLQHWKRAEGALNLLHCTWEGTFRIIPYPLEKGHLFYPYPGCTETADRELLPSFHEVSVYPKKELPFFILFTAGLCSFTAMLAMLTHQFPDLMGVFAKAFFSTLFAPLGFFAEKINGFMPTRI
- the st7l gene encoding suppressor of tumorigenicity 7 protein-like isoform X1 — its product is MADGGASDPQPPGLTEKLKSWLSWSWTYVCAVWCAMVLTTVYVLRSPLRLQETVQSATVFLNTLTPKFYVALTGTSSLISGLILIFEWWYFRKYGTSFIEQVSVSHLRPLLGGVENSSSTGLFSSVNGDAEPRPNVSECKVWRNPLNLFRGAEYSRYTWVTGKEPLTYYDMNLSAQDHQTFFTGDTQQLRAEDTIMQKAWRERNPQARIRAAHQAIELNHECAAAYVLLAEEEATTIAEAERLFKKAQKYAGKDTNLLVYIKRRLAMCARKLGRIKESVKMMRDLMKEYPLLGMLNIHENLLEALLEIQAYADVQAVLAKYDGKKSQPAIFLGGGYHFIPNLMNFLCFLASVSDISLPKSATICYTSALLKARAVSDKFSPEAASRRGLSTAEMNAVEAIHRAVEFNPHVPKYLLEMKSLILPPEHILKRGDSEAVAYAFFHLQHWKRAEGALNLLHCTWEGTFRIIPYPLEKGHLFYPYPGCTETADRELLPSFHEVSVYPKKELPFFILFTAGLCSFTAMLAMLTHQFPDLMGVFAKAFFSTLFAPLGFFAEKINGFMPTRI